The proteins below come from a single Lepeophtheirus salmonis chromosome 4, UVic_Lsal_1.4, whole genome shotgun sequence genomic window:
- the LOC121116612 gene encoding caspase-1-like, translated as MLNSITKKWTKSNKPRDSTDASPISTLTDLEYSESSSEFEILSCKSSIHDDAYNLDNGKKLLLIFNQTKFPNHDTCPNDREGVEQDTQAIRNTFNPLGFFIEAYENSSVAEIKHKLLSLSKMDGLSCLIIFISTHGYENDVLLAFDKDFNLRCDIIEELSPEKMSSLAGKPKVIFVQACQGSKKDKGILIKYRKSNIHEVDGHGSGVPIHKMSTHVDFLLVKSSYHGYFSFRSNTSGSWFIQTVCKEIGKSSPTDDLLSIMPRVIRNISLNYTSCHEDPDIDQCKQTPMLEATLQRKIYLKSNSIVESSEDNLNSDEYPLTECKCILS; from the coding sequence ATGTTAAATTCTATAACGAAGAAATGGACAAAGTCTAATAAACCGAGAGACTCTACAGATGCATCTCCCATATCCACTTTAACTGATCTAGAGTACTCTGAATCCTCTTCAGAATTCGAAATATTATCCTGTAAAAGTAGTATACATGATGATGCCTACAATTtggataatggtaaaaaattgcttttaatCTTCAATCAAACAAAGTTTCCAAATCATGATACTTGCCCAAACGATCGAGAAGGAGTAGAACAAGACACTCAAGCAATTAGAAATACCTTCAATCCACTTGGCTTCTTCATAGAAGCGTATGAAAATTCATCAGTTGCTGAAATCAAACACAAGCTATTGTCCCTCTCAAAAATGGACGGTCTCTCATGCCTGATTATATTCATATCGACTCATGGATACGAAAATGATGTTCTGTTGGCGTTTGATAAGGATTTCAATTTACGGTGTGACATTATTGAGGAATTATCTCCAGAAAAGATGTCTTCTCTTGCTGGGAAAcccaaagtaatttttgttcaGGCGTGTCAAGGATCAAAGAAGGACAAAGGGATTCTTATCAAGTATAGAAAGAGTAACATTCACGAAGTTGATGGACATGGTTCTGGAGTACCAATTCATAAAATGTCCACACATGTGGATTTTCTTTTAGTCAAGTCATCTTATcatggatatttttcatttcggTCTAATACATCGGGCTCATGGTTCATTCAAACCGTGTGCAAGGAAATAGGCAAGTCTTCCCCTACGGATGATCTCTTGTCCATTATGCCAAGAGTTATACGAAACATTTCTTTAAACTACACGTCCTGTCACGAAGATCCTGATATTGACCAGTGTAAGCAAACTCCAATGTTAGAGGCTACACTTCAAAGAAAGATTTACTTAAAGTCAAATAGCATTGTAGAATCATCTGAGGATAACTTAAACTCAGATGAGTACCCTTTAACAGAATGTAAATGTATTCtgtcataa